In Arthrobacter sp. MN05-02, one genomic interval encodes:
- the rpmG gene encoding 50S ribosomal protein L33 has protein sequence MAKDKDVRPIIKLKSTAGTGYTYVTRKNRRNDPDRMVLMKYDPKIRKHVEFREER, from the coding sequence ATGGCGAAGGACAAGGACGTACGTCCGATCATCAAGCTGAAGTCCACCGCTGGTACGGGCTACACCTACGTGACGCGCAAGAACCGTCGTAACGATCCGGACCGCATGGTCCTGATGAAGTACGACCCCAAGATCCGCAAGCACGTCGAATTCCGAGAGGAGCGCTAA
- the rpsN gene encoding 30S ribosomal protein S14, whose translation MAKKSKIARNEQRKVIVERYAAKRLELKKTLVDENATDEAREAARLGLQKLPRNASPVRLRNRDQIDGRPRGTLQKFGISRVRFRDMAHKGELPGVTKSSW comes from the coding sequence ATGGCCAAGAAGTCAAAGATTGCTCGCAACGAGCAGCGCAAGGTCATCGTCGAGCGCTACGCGGCCAAGCGCCTCGAGCTCAAGAAGACCCTCGTCGACGAGAACGCCACCGACGAAGCCCGCGAAGCGGCACGCCTCGGCCTGCAGAAGCTTCCCCGCAACGCTTCGCCGGTCCGCCTGCGCAACCGCGACCAGATCGACGGGCGCCCCCGTGGCACCCTCCAGAAGTTCGGCATCTCGCGTGTCCGCTTCCGCGACATGGCTCACAAGGGCGAACTGCCCGGCGTGACCAAGTCGAGCTGGTAG
- a CDS encoding hypothetical protein (possible pseudo due to frameshift), whose product MYGISLTSTEAARPVPAALAFFTGASQFEAPTGAISAAAIIVTIPIVLLVLLFQRQIVSGLTSGAVKG is encoded by the coding sequence GTGTACGGCATCTCGCTCACCTCCACCGAGGCGGCGAGGCCGGTGCCCGCCGCCCTCGCCTTCTTCACGGGTGCATCGCAGTTCGAGGCACCGACCGGGGCGATCTCCGCGGCGGCGATCATCGTCACCATCCCGATCGTCCTCCTGGTCCTGCTCTTCCAACGCCAGATCGTCTCGGGCCTGACCTCCGGCGCCGTCAAGGGCTAA
- a CDS encoding sugar ABC transporter permease — MTSAIPARTTTASSAEPGPHLERDPGTGNGKTKKSPKQYSDRVRAERRLGWILAGPAFVVMLLVTLYPILQAIYESLFRFRLTAPDEREFIGLGNYGVILSDPVWWSGLWTTVLITLVTVVVELVLGFALALVMHKALKSVRGLLRTAILVPYGIITVVSAFAWFYAFDINSGYVNNWFGWLPGIDEDLNWFAQGPTALFVIMASEIWKTTPFISLLLLAGLAQVPDELSEAAKVDGATWWEQMRKVIIPNMKAAIMVAVLFRALDAFRIFDNVFIMTNGAYGTEVLSLLAYRQSISRLEIGLGSAVSVLLFLCVLLICFIAIKLFKVDLAGSQGGK; from the coding sequence GTGACCTCCGCCATCCCAGCGAGGACGACGACGGCGTCGTCCGCCGAGCCCGGCCCGCACCTCGAGCGCGATCCCGGCACGGGCAACGGCAAGACCAAGAAATCCCCGAAGCAGTACAGTGACCGCGTGCGTGCCGAACGCAGGCTCGGCTGGATCCTCGCCGGTCCCGCGTTCGTGGTCATGCTCCTGGTCACGCTGTATCCGATCCTGCAGGCCATCTACGAATCCCTGTTCCGCTTCCGGCTCACCGCGCCGGACGAGCGGGAGTTCATCGGCCTCGGGAACTACGGCGTGATCCTCTCGGACCCGGTCTGGTGGTCGGGCCTGTGGACCACCGTACTGATCACCCTGGTCACCGTCGTCGTGGAACTCGTGCTCGGCTTCGCCCTCGCACTCGTGATGCACAAGGCCCTGAAATCGGTACGCGGACTGCTGCGCACGGCGATCCTCGTGCCGTACGGCATCATCACCGTGGTGTCGGCGTTCGCGTGGTTCTACGCGTTCGACATCAACTCGGGGTACGTCAACAACTGGTTCGGCTGGCTCCCCGGAATCGACGAGGACCTGAACTGGTTCGCGCAGGGCCCCACCGCCCTCTTCGTCATCATGGCCTCGGAGATCTGGAAGACCACCCCCTTCATCTCGCTGCTCCTCCTCGCCGGCCTCGCGCAGGTACCCGACGAGCTCAGCGAAGCGGCGAAGGTCGACGGCGCCACCTGGTGGGAGCAGATGCGCAAGGTCATCATCCCGAACATGAAGGCCGCGATCATGGTCGCGGTACTCTTCCGCGCGCTGGATGCCTTCCGCATCTTCGACAACGTGTTCATCATGACCAACGGGGCGTACGGCACGGAAGTGCTGTCCTTGCTCGCATACCGGCAATCGATCAGCCGGCTCGAGATCGGGCTCGGTTCTGCCGTGTCCGTCCTCCTGTTCCTGTGCGTCCTGCTGATCTGCTTCATCGCGATCAAGCTGTTCAAGGTCGATCTCGCCGGATCGCAGGGAGGAAAGTAA
- the hup1 gene encoding DNA-binding protein HU 1, with protein sequence MAKNRSELVAEVAAKADTSQASVNSVLDALFDVFAESIAKDEKITIPGWLAVERTSRAARTGRNPQTGETIQIAAGHSVKLTAGSKLKASAK encoded by the coding sequence GTGGCTAAAAACCGTAGTGAACTTGTTGCCGAGGTAGCAGCGAAGGCTGACACCAGCCAGGCGTCGGTGAACAGCGTTCTTGACGCGCTGTTCGACGTCTTCGCCGAGTCCATCGCCAAGGACGAGAAGATCACCATCCCCGGATGGCTCGCCGTCGAGCGCACCAGCCGTGCAGCACGCACCGGACGCAACCCCCAGACCGGTGAGACCATCCAGATCGCCGCGGGCCACAGCGTCAAGCTGACCGCAGGCTCGAAGCTCAAGGCTTCCGCCAAGTAG
- the rpmB2 gene encoding 50S ribosomal protein L28-2 yields MAAHCQVTGAEPGFGHSISHSHRRNKRRFDPNIQKKRYYVPSLRRNVTLQVSARGIKTIDVRGIDAVVASILARGVKL; encoded by the coding sequence ATGGCAGCCCACTGCCAAGTGACCGGAGCCGAGCCCGGCTTTGGACACAGCATTTCGCACTCGCACCGCCGCAACAAGCGCCGGTTCGACCCCAACATTCAGAAGAAGCGCTACTACGTGCCTTCCTTGCGCCGCAACGTGACGCTGCAGGTCTCCGCCCGCGGCATCAAGACGATCGACGTCCGCGGCATCGACGCTGTCGTCGCGTCGATCCTCGCGAGGGGAGTGAAGCTCTAA
- a CDS encoding ATPase: protein MVEHDTAGQVADITAGYVFEGPTLQLGAALVDGTLHTGAQVRLPLAMMNRHGLIAGATGTGKTVTLQVLAEQLSAHGVPVFLSDIKGDLTGLAAPGTASERLTKRTTSVGQDWAPAAFPVEFLSLGPDGTGIPVRATISSFGPLLLSRVMDLNETQESSLQLVFHYADRNGLELYDLADLRAVIGFLTSAEGKEALELLGGLSKATAGVILRELVALEAQGMGAFFGEPEFDTADLLRTATDGRGIITALELVAVQQKPRLFSTFLMWLLADLFAELPEVGDVDKPRLVFFLDEAHLLFAGSSKAFRESIQATVRLIRSKGVGIFFITQTPRDLPGEVLGQLANRVQHALRAYTPDDAKALRATVSTFPTSPYDLEEVLTSAGIGEAVVTVLNEHGAPTPVAWTRLRSPESIMGRAPEGTVPAAVASSPLLARYGEAVDRHSAFETLAGRAPGGAPSGAPSGGAGARTDPAAETRAASRREDRDAEARRIEDEILGTPSPPAGPGDGSGRRGEGAGRVSGQGHAQGTDRRAGRGPDRDEMADLALRAAGVIGRELARGLFGTKRRKRPWS from the coding sequence ATGGTCGAACACGACACCGCCGGCCAGGTCGCCGACATCACTGCCGGATACGTCTTCGAAGGACCGACCCTCCAGCTCGGGGCGGCCCTCGTGGACGGGACGCTGCACACCGGCGCCCAGGTCCGGCTCCCCCTCGCCATGATGAACCGCCACGGGCTGATCGCCGGTGCCACGGGTACCGGCAAGACCGTGACGCTGCAGGTCCTCGCGGAACAGCTCTCGGCGCACGGCGTCCCGGTTTTCCTGTCGGACATCAAGGGTGACCTGACGGGCCTCGCCGCCCCGGGCACCGCCTCGGAGCGGCTGACGAAGCGCACCACGAGCGTCGGTCAGGACTGGGCTCCCGCCGCCTTCCCGGTCGAGTTCCTCTCGCTCGGCCCGGACGGGACCGGGATCCCGGTCCGGGCCACGATCTCCTCGTTCGGGCCACTGCTCCTCAGCCGCGTGATGGACCTCAATGAGACACAGGAATCCAGCCTGCAACTGGTGTTCCACTACGCCGACCGGAACGGCCTCGAGCTCTACGACCTCGCGGACCTGCGCGCCGTCATCGGCTTCCTCACCTCGGCCGAGGGCAAGGAGGCCCTCGAGCTGCTCGGCGGCCTCTCGAAGGCGACGGCCGGGGTGATCCTGCGCGAGCTGGTCGCTCTCGAGGCGCAGGGCATGGGCGCCTTCTTCGGCGAGCCGGAGTTCGACACCGCCGACCTGCTGCGCACCGCCACGGACGGCCGCGGCATCATCACGGCGCTCGAACTCGTCGCGGTGCAGCAGAAACCCCGGCTCTTCTCCACGTTCCTGATGTGGCTGCTCGCGGACCTGTTCGCCGAGTTGCCGGAGGTCGGCGACGTCGACAAGCCCCGCCTCGTGTTCTTCCTCGACGAGGCGCACCTGCTCTTCGCCGGCTCCTCGAAGGCCTTCCGTGAGTCCATTCAGGCGACCGTGCGGCTCATCCGGTCCAAGGGCGTCGGCATCTTCTTCATCACCCAGACACCCAGGGACCTCCCGGGAGAGGTCCTTGGCCAGCTGGCCAACCGGGTGCAGCACGCCCTGCGTGCCTACACGCCCGACGACGCCAAGGCCCTGCGTGCCACGGTGTCGACCTTCCCGACGAGCCCCTACGACCTCGAGGAGGTCCTCACCTCTGCGGGCATCGGCGAGGCGGTGGTGACGGTGCTGAACGAGCACGGCGCGCCCACCCCCGTCGCCTGGACGCGCCTGCGCTCCCCCGAATCGATTATGGGCCGCGCACCCGAGGGCACCGTGCCCGCCGCCGTCGCGTCGTCGCCGCTCCTCGCCAGGTACGGCGAGGCCGTCGACCGCCACTCGGCCTTCGAGACACTGGCCGGACGGGCGCCCGGTGGCGCTCCCTCCGGCGCTCCCTCCGGTGGAGCCGGCGCTCGTACCGATCCCGCGGCAGAGACGCGCGCCGCCTCGCGACGGGAGGACCGCGACGCGGAGGCCCGGCGCATCGAGGACGAGATCCTCGGTACGCCCTCGCCTCCCGCGGGCCCCGGGGACGGGAGCGGCCGCCGCGGCGAGGGCGCCGGACGGGTCTCCGGGCAGGGCCACGCACAGGGAACGGACCGGCGGGCCGGGCGCGGACCCGACCGGGACGAGATGGCCGACCTCGCGCTCCGGGCCGCAGGCGTGATCGGCAGGGAGCTGGCCCGCGGACTCTTCGGGACCAAACGCCGCAAGCGCCCGTGGTCCTGA
- a CDS encoding hypothetical protein (possible pseudo due to frameshift) — MRSEISQMQRRLGVTSVYVTHDQTEAMTLGDRVAVLKKGELQQIASPRELYEQPVNLFVAGFIGSPSMNFLPATLEGNVLRTAIGDLEIPEDKARKAAGKKVVLVGVRPEFFEDAKLVEDHKKSNGSTFAATLTHTEWLGNEQYGYINFDPAPEMRELLDTLARDMDADELRPQVVVTLDAASRIRGGREAELWLDTRKLHLFDAESGENLTRDAEAGAQLTREAAEERAEEIATAQQADGRGDGGGSAAGAPARREDTTVNAGAGSSGGATAAGGRHTAG; from the coding sequence ATGCGTTCGGAGATCTCGCAGATGCAGCGACGGCTCGGCGTCACATCGGTCTACGTGACGCACGACCAGACCGAGGCCATGACGCTCGGCGACCGCGTGGCCGTGCTGAAGAAGGGTGAACTGCAGCAGATCGCCTCCCCGCGCGAACTGTACGAACAGCCGGTCAACCTGTTCGTCGCCGGCTTCATCGGCTCTCCGTCGATGAACTTCCTGCCGGCGACCCTCGAGGGCAATGTGCTCAGGACGGCCATCGGCGACCTCGAGATCCCGGAGGACAAGGCGCGGAAGGCGGCGGGCAAGAAGGTCGTGCTCGTGGGTGTCCGGCCGGAGTTCTTCGAGGACGCCAAGCTCGTGGAGGACCACAAGAAATCGAACGGATCCACGTTCGCGGCCACGCTGACCCACACGGAGTGGCTCGGGAATGAGCAGTACGGGTACATCAACTTCGATCCGGCCCCGGAGATGAGGGAACTGCTCGACACCCTGGCCCGCGACATGGACGCGGACGAACTGCGGCCGCAGGTCGTCGTCACCCTGGACGCGGCAAGCCGCATCCGCGGCGGGCGGGAGGCGGAGCTCTGGCTCGACACGCGCAAGCTGCACCTGTTCGACGCCGAGTCGGGAGAGAACCTCACCCGCGACGCCGAGGCCGGCGCCCAGCTGACGCGGGAGGCGGCCGAGGAACGCGCCGAGGAGATCGCGACCGCCCAGCAGGCGGACGGACGCGGGGACGGCGGCGGCTCCGCCGCCGGCGCTCCCGCCCGGCGCGAGGACACCACGGTGAACGCCGGGGCGGGCTCTTCAGGGGGCGCGACAGCGGCCGGCGGGAGACACACCGCGGGCTGA
- the panD gene encoding aspartate 1-decarboxylase, with protein sequence MRDRPRAPDRRILEAMNRTMFKSKIHRATVTHADLHYVGSVTVDLDLLDAADILPGELVSIVDITNGARLETYTIAGERGSGVLGINGAAAHLVQRGDLVILITYAQMTTEEARTFVPTVVHVDAGNRIVELGSDPAEAVTGDLERPPFALDNSAISA encoded by the coding sequence TTGCGCGACCGGCCGCGTGCGCCCGATCGGCGTATTCTTGAGGCGATGAATCGCACAATGTTCAAGTCGAAGATCCACCGCGCCACGGTCACCCATGCCGACCTGCACTACGTCGGGTCCGTGACGGTGGACCTGGACCTGCTCGATGCCGCGGACATCCTGCCCGGCGAGCTGGTGTCGATCGTCGACATCACCAACGGTGCGCGGCTCGAGACCTACACCATCGCCGGCGAGCGGGGATCCGGTGTTCTCGGCATCAACGGCGCCGCGGCGCACCTCGTCCAGCGTGGCGACCTCGTCATCCTGATCACCTACGCGCAGATGACCACCGAGGAAGCGCGGACGTTCGTTCCCACGGTCGTGCATGTGGACGCCGGCAACAGGATCGTCGAGCTCGGCTCCGATCCGGCCGAAGCGGTCACCGGCGACCTCGAGCGCCCGCCCTTCGCGCTGGACAACTCCGCCATCTCCGCCTGA
- a CDS encoding ABC transporter substrate-binding protein yields MGTLAMSGCGPAQADNSLTWYINPDNGGQAAIAQKCSDESGGRYRIETSLLPSDAASQREQLARRLAAGDTSLDIMSLDPPFIPELAEPGFLAPVPEEVAESTTENVVEGALAGATWKDELVTVPFWANTQILWYRKSVAEAAGLDMSKPVTWDQIMEAAKSQDKSLGVQGAQAESMTVWVNALIESAGGSIIVDPEATADTIELGLDSDAGVAAAEVISTIGKDGLGGPGLPTQDENASLIAFQGDSGSFMVNYPFVWPATTAAVEAGTLDQAVVDDLGWSIFPRMTPDQESAPPLGGINLGVGAESDNPDLAYEAIQCIVAVENQSEYFVTNGNPPSNTEAYEDPRIEETFPMAETIRDSLQVAAPRPQTPFYNEVSTGIQQRWAPPADVDPDSTPETSSNFITSVLRGEQLL; encoded by the coding sequence ATGGGGACACTCGCCATGAGTGGATGCGGTCCCGCACAGGCGGACAACTCCCTGACCTGGTACATCAACCCCGACAACGGGGGCCAGGCCGCCATAGCGCAGAAGTGCAGCGACGAATCGGGTGGGCGCTACCGCATCGAGACCTCGCTCCTGCCGAGCGACGCCGCCTCGCAGCGGGAGCAACTGGCTCGGCGCCTGGCCGCGGGCGATACATCGCTCGACATCATGAGCCTCGATCCCCCCTTCATCCCGGAACTCGCCGAGCCGGGCTTCCTGGCACCGGTCCCCGAGGAGGTCGCGGAGAGCACCACGGAGAACGTCGTGGAGGGCGCCCTCGCCGGGGCCACCTGGAAGGACGAACTCGTCACCGTCCCGTTCTGGGCCAACACGCAGATCCTCTGGTACCGCAAATCGGTCGCGGAGGCCGCCGGCCTGGACATGAGCAAGCCCGTCACGTGGGACCAGATCATGGAAGCCGCGAAGAGCCAGGACAAGTCACTGGGCGTCCAGGGCGCGCAGGCGGAATCGATGACGGTGTGGGTGAACGCCCTGATCGAGTCGGCGGGGGGCTCCATCATCGTCGACCCCGAGGCGACGGCGGACACCATCGAACTCGGCCTCGACTCCGATGCCGGTGTCGCTGCAGCCGAGGTGATCTCCACGATCGGCAAGGACGGGCTCGGCGGCCCGGGACTCCCCACCCAGGACGAGAACGCCTCCCTCATCGCCTTCCAGGGCGACTCCGGCTCCTTCATGGTCAACTACCCGTTCGTCTGGCCGGCGACCACGGCCGCCGTCGAGGCGGGCACGCTGGACCAGGCGGTCGTCGACGACCTCGGCTGGAGCATCTTCCCGCGCATGACGCCGGACCAGGAGTCGGCACCCCCGCTCGGTGGCATCAACCTCGGCGTCGGCGCCGAGAGCGACAACCCCGACCTCGCGTACGAGGCGATCCAGTGCATCGTCGCCGTGGAGAACCAGTCGGAGTACTTCGTGACCAACGGCAACCCGCCGTCGAACACGGAGGCCTACGAGGACCCCCGGATCGAGGAGACCTTCCCCATGGCCGAGACCATCCGGGACTCCCTCCAGGTCGCAGCACCCCGTCCGCAGACCCCGTTCTACAACGAGGTCTCCACCGGTATCCAGCAACGCTGGGCGCCGCCCGCCGACGTCGACCCGGACAGCACGCCGGAGACGTCGAGCAACTTCATCACATCGGTCCTTCGAGGGGAGCAACTCCTGTGA
- a CDS encoding hypothetical protein (possible pseudo due to frameshift), with translation MALMTGLKHYLGPFEAYAAGEMADTPFHEEEPRLPVANFYYAQEDELFAAAAVQGFTWSVHRSHTVIGHAVGNAMNMGLTLAAQAALCRETGEPFVFPGSETQWNGLTDMTDAGLLAEHMLWAATTPGAADEAYNIVNGDVFRWRWMWPRLAAYFGVDWEGYAGSPRPLERAMAGREEQWAELARRHGLAEPRLDRVASWWHTDSDLGRDIEVVTDMGKSRDAGFTGYRRTLDAFTALFDRYRAENLIP, from the coding sequence GTGGCCCTCATGACCGGCCTCAAGCACTACCTCGGTCCCTTCGAGGCCTACGCCGCCGGCGAGATGGCCGACACCCCGTTCCACGAGGAGGAGCCGCGGCTGCCCGTCGCGAACTTCTACTACGCCCAGGAGGACGAGCTGTTCGCAGCGGCCGCCGTGCAGGGCTTCACCTGGTCGGTCCACCGGTCGCACACGGTGATCGGGCACGCCGTCGGCAACGCCATGAACATGGGCCTGACGCTCGCGGCCCAGGCCGCGCTGTGCAGGGAGACGGGCGAGCCGTTCGTCTTCCCCGGCTCGGAGACCCAGTGGAACGGGCTGACGGACATGACGGATGCCGGCCTGCTCGCCGAGCACATGCTCTGGGCCGCGACGACCCCCGGAGCTGCCGACGAGGCCTACAACATCGTCAACGGGGACGTGTTCCGGTGGCGCTGGATGTGGCCCCGGCTCGCGGCCTACTTCGGTGTCGACTGGGAGGGGTACGCCGGGTCGCCGCGGCCGCTCGAGCGGGCGATGGCGGGGCGCGAGGAGCAGTGGGCGGAGCTCGCGCGGCGCCACGGGCTCGCGGAGCCCCGCCTGGACCGCGTGGCATCGTGGTGGCACACGGACAGCGACCTGGGACGCGACATCGAGGTGGTGACGGACATGGGCAAGAGCCGCGACGCCGGCTTCACGGGCTACCGGCGGACGCTCGACGCCTTCACGGCGCTCTTCGACCGGTACCGCGCCGAAAACCTCATCCCCTGA
- a CDS encoding copper resistance protein D, with product MTTTGKQPREKSASAPADRALGAGWLTLAGVVVLAALVIALFYSGAAAARQLGDPGALTRWGLPVAKVLNNTAAAGTIGALVFAVIMLPRTVGADGRRPKGDAAEHPAFSRVLLLASVSAVAWTLGALGVMVFTYSDAAGLPLSTDPAYTQGLAAFLTDFSTGRAWLVTSIVSAVLATILFGVRSQAGLALTLVFALLNLLPMALIGHSASGDDHNAAVNSIALHLVGVCLWVGGIISLAVVSGKLGDQALPVLRRFSALAGFAFVLVVGSGVVNASLRITDLAQLSSQWGLLVTFKTIATLFLGGIGWMHRQWIIPQLGDPAATTGSKLSARRVLWQLIAVELVLMGAVSGVAGALGRTAPPRAEELPTEAGPARILTGYDLPPEPTAARWLTEWRPDWLWITVALTFGVAYVLGMMKLHRRGDSWSVPRLLSWLVGLALLTYFTSGAPAIYGMVLFSAHMIDHMALTMVVPLFLVLGAPVTLALKALGARRDGTRGLREWILVIVHSWPSRIITHPLVAAGNFVASIIVFYYSPLFGFALREHVGHELMITHFLITGYIFVLSMIGSDPVPLRAPYPLWILLLFATMAFHAFFGVTLMGSTSLLEASWFGNMGREWGASALADQQVGGAVTWGVGELPTLLLAIGVAVMWSRSDARETKRKDRAADRNNDADLTAYNNMFADLAARDVGPRPGSKGTTRVTTTAGDDE from the coding sequence ATGACGACGACCGGTAAGCAGCCGCGCGAGAAGTCCGCCAGCGCCCCCGCCGACCGCGCGCTCGGCGCCGGTTGGCTGACCCTCGCGGGCGTCGTCGTCCTCGCGGCGCTCGTCATCGCCCTGTTCTACTCGGGAGCGGCCGCGGCACGGCAACTCGGCGATCCCGGCGCCCTGACGAGATGGGGCCTGCCCGTCGCCAAGGTGCTGAACAACACCGCAGCCGCGGGCACCATCGGCGCCCTCGTCTTCGCGGTGATCATGCTGCCGCGCACGGTCGGCGCCGACGGCCGCAGGCCGAAGGGCGACGCGGCCGAGCACCCCGCCTTCTCCCGCGTTCTGCTCCTGGCCTCCGTCTCCGCCGTCGCCTGGACGCTCGGCGCGCTGGGCGTCATGGTCTTCACCTACTCCGATGCCGCGGGTCTGCCGCTCAGCACCGACCCCGCGTACACCCAGGGGCTGGCGGCGTTCCTCACCGACTTCTCCACCGGCCGCGCCTGGCTCGTCACGTCCATCGTGTCGGCCGTGCTGGCCACGATCCTGTTCGGGGTCCGCTCCCAGGCCGGGCTGGCGCTCACTCTGGTGTTCGCGCTCCTGAACCTGCTGCCCATGGCGTTGATCGGCCACTCGGCCAGCGGCGACGACCACAACGCCGCGGTGAACTCGATCGCCCTGCACCTCGTCGGCGTCTGCCTGTGGGTGGGCGGCATCATCTCCCTCGCCGTCGTCAGCGGGAAGCTGGGGGACCAGGCGCTCCCGGTCCTCAGGCGCTTCTCCGCCCTGGCGGGCTTCGCGTTCGTCCTCGTGGTGGGCTCGGGCGTCGTGAACGCCAGCCTCCGCATCACCGACCTCGCGCAGCTCAGTTCGCAGTGGGGGCTGCTGGTCACGTTCAAGACGATCGCCACGCTGTTCCTCGGCGGCATCGGCTGGATGCACCGGCAATGGATCATCCCGCAACTCGGGGACCCTGCGGCCACCACCGGATCGAAGCTCTCCGCGCGCCGTGTGCTGTGGCAGCTGATCGCCGTCGAGCTCGTGCTCATGGGGGCGGTGTCCGGTGTGGCGGGGGCGCTCGGACGCACGGCCCCGCCCCGTGCGGAGGAACTGCCCACCGAGGCCGGGCCGGCCCGGATCCTGACCGGCTACGACCTCCCGCCCGAGCCCACCGCCGCCCGCTGGCTCACCGAGTGGCGGCCCGACTGGCTGTGGATCACCGTCGCGCTGACCTTCGGGGTCGCCTACGTCCTGGGCATGATGAAACTCCACCGCCGCGGGGACTCCTGGTCCGTACCCAGGCTGCTCAGCTGGCTCGTGGGCCTGGCGCTGCTGACCTACTTCACGTCCGGCGCGCCGGCCATCTACGGCATGGTGCTCTTCAGCGCCCACATGATCGACCACATGGCACTCACCATGGTGGTACCGCTGTTCCTGGTGCTGGGAGCGCCCGTGACCCTCGCGCTCAAGGCGCTGGGCGCGCGCCGCGACGGCACCCGGGGGCTGCGGGAATGGATCCTGGTGATCGTGCACTCCTGGCCGTCGAGGATCATCACGCACCCCCTCGTCGCTGCCGGCAACTTCGTGGCCTCCATCATCGTGTTCTACTACTCGCCGCTGTTCGGCTTCGCACTGCGCGAGCACGTGGGGCACGAGCTGATGATCACGCACTTCCTCATCACCGGCTACATCTTCGTGCTCTCGATGATCGGTTCCGACCCCGTTCCGCTGCGCGCGCCGTACCCCCTGTGGATCCTGCTGCTGTTCGCGACCATGGCCTTCCACGCCTTCTTCGGTGTCACGCTCATGGGCTCGACGTCCCTGCTCGAGGCATCCTGGTTCGGGAACATGGGCCGCGAGTGGGGTGCCTCCGCCCTCGCGGACCAGCAGGTGGGCGGCGCCGTGACCTGGGGGGTTGGGGAACTGCCCACACTCCTGCTCGCCATCGGCGTGGCCGTGATGTGGTCGCGGTCGGACGCGCGCGAGACGAAGCGCAAGGACCGTGCGGCGGACAGGAATAACGACGCCGATCTCACGGCTTACAACAACATGTTCGCCGACCTCGCCGCGCGCGACGTCGGACCCCGTCCCGGCTCCAAGGGCACGACGCGGGTGACCACCACAGCAGGAGACGACGAATGA
- a CDS encoding hypothetical protein (possible pseudo due to frameshift), giving the protein MASITLNHLVKKYGDGFPAVNDVSIDIADGEFIILVGPSGCGKSTLLRMIVGLEDITDGDLLINGQRVNDKAPRDRNLAMVFQNYALYPHLTVYENIAFPLRLAKGKHSDEQVDKLVTEAAATLELTDHLQRKPANLSGGQRQRVAMGRAIVRQADAFLFDEPLSQPRCEAPRPDAFGDLADAATARRHIGLRDARPDRGHDARRPRGRAEEG; this is encoded by the coding sequence ATGGCTTCCATCACCCTCAATCACCTGGTCAAGAAGTACGGCGACGGCTTCCCCGCCGTCAACGACGTCAGCATCGACATCGCCGACGGCGAGTTCATCATCCTGGTCGGCCCCTCGGGCTGCGGGAAGTCCACGCTGCTGCGCATGATCGTGGGCCTCGAGGACATCACCGACGGCGATCTCCTCATCAACGGCCAGCGCGTGAACGACAAGGCGCCCCGTGACCGCAACCTGGCGATGGTGTTCCAGAACTACGCGCTGTACCCGCACCTCACGGTGTACGAGAACATCGCGTTCCCCCTGCGCCTGGCGAAGGGCAAGCACTCCGACGAGCAGGTCGACAAGCTCGTCACCGAGGCGGCCGCGACCCTCGAACTCACCGACCACCTGCAGCGCAAACCGGCGAACCTCTCCGGCGGCCAGCGGCAGCGCGTTGCGATGGGACGCGCGATCGTGCGGCAGGCGGACGCCTTCCTCTTCGACGAGCCGCTCTCCCAACCTCGATGCGAAGCTCCGCGGCCAGATGCGTTCGGAGATCTCGCAGATGCAGCGACGGCTCGGCGTCACATCGGTCTACGTGACGCACGACCAGACCGAGGCCATGACGCTCGGCGACCGCGTGGCCGTGCTGAAGAAGGGTGA
- a CDS encoding hypothetical protein (possible pseudo due to frameshift) — MTAGMAAASQGERTALVVGATGIAGSALVEELLAEGWSVLALSRTPGAERSGVRWLSADLTSAGSLSAALAPVAPNHVFFTAWSRRDTEEENITVNAGMLRDLLAALRGKART, encoded by the coding sequence ATGACGGCAGGGATGGCAGCAGCATCGCAGGGAGAGCGGACGGCACTGGTCGTGGGAGCGACCGGCATCGCCGGCTCCGCGCTCGTCGAGGAGCTCCTCGCCGAGGGATGGTCGGTGCTCGCGCTGTCCCGCACGCCCGGCGCGGAACGCAGCGGCGTGCGCTGGCTGTCAGCGGACCTGACGTCGGCCGGGTCCCTGTCCGCTGCCCTCGCTCCCGTGGCCCCCAACCACGTGTTCTTCACGGCGTGGTCCCGGCGCGACACCGAGGAGGAGAACATCACCGTCAACGCGGGCATGCTGCGCGACCTCCTGGCCGCCCTGCGCGGCAAGGCAAGGACGTGA